In a genomic window of Coprococcus eutactus:
- the rpsO gene encoding 30S ribosomal protein S15, which produces MITKEQKQEIVAKYGKDANDTGSTEVQIALLTARINDLNGHFKANPKDHHSNRGLLKMVGQRRNLLAYLKSKDIEAYRKLIESLGLRK; this is translated from the coding sequence ATGATAACAAAAGAGCAGAAGCAGGAAATCGTAGCTAAGTACGGCAAGGATGCAAACGACACAGGTTCAACAGAGGTTCAGATCGCACTTCTTACAGCAAGAATCAATGACCTCAACGGACATTTCAAGGCTAATCCAAAGGATCATCACTCAAACCGTGGTCTTCTTAAGATGGTTGGTCAGAGAAGAAACCTTCTTGCATACCTCAAGAGCAAGGATATCGAGGCATACAGAAAGCTTATCGAGAGCCTTGGACTCAGAAAGTAA